A single Lactuca sativa cultivar Salinas chromosome 8, Lsat_Salinas_v11, whole genome shotgun sequence DNA region contains:
- the LOC111901992 gene encoding protein trichome birefringence: MADSTKYMPINERTLVSDLKLKNVFSFRTKKTRAFAYVFIAIFVAVTFFLAFNPSPDPSSPWFSSIFTSTSISTSIKANGTTTTSSSSSSGAYGSAGSQFSSIYSYFFPSNSSEALQNSTVSSPSSNATDSRSPTMNLETPNVIKDPPIVQNQTKSNDSNQTMIGSPLSQPVLNQTAIGSPPPQPYSDQIATGSKSSPQHGSNKTTIVNLPSQPVTNQTTKTVSNSASESQNSITNNATENRMKASPNSEKSLPTSWGNGAGSGPGQRIEDKITTKNVTSLGKKQGFDDLVKNLVNCNLFDGDWVRDDSYPLYKPGSCSLIDEQFNCFSNGRPDLGFQNYKWKPNGCSLPRLDGSKMLKLLKGKRLVFVGDSLNRNMWESLVCILRNSLKDQTKVYEASGRHHFRSEASYSFVFKDYDCTVEFFVAPFLVQEWEIKDKNGTQKETLRLDLISSSADQYKTADVVVFNTGHWWTHDKTSKGEDYYQEGNHVYKELNVLEAFRKAMTTWGNWVDANMNPKKTSVFFRGYSASHFSGGQWNSGGACDHESEPIKNTTYLTPYPDKMIVLEKVFKGMKNRVSYLNITRLTDFRKDGHPSVYRKKHYTAEEIKSPLHYQDCSHWCLPGVPDAWNEILYAQLLVKQYQNQQQKL, translated from the exons ATGGCGGATTCAACTAAATACATGCCCATCAATGAAAGAACTCTGGTTTCAGATTTGAAGTTGAAGAACGTCTTTTCATTTCGAACCAAGAAAACAAGAGCTTTTGCTTACGTATTCATAGCTATCTTCGTTGCTGTTACTTTTTTCTTGGCCTTTAATCCTTCACCAGATCCTTCTTCTCCATGGTTTTCCAGTATCTTCACTAGTACAAGCATCAGTACAAGTATTAAAGCAAATGGTACTACAACaacttcttcatcatcttcttctggtGCTTATGGGTCTGCTGGATCTCAATTCTCTTCCATTTATTCTTACTTTTTTCCTTCAAATTCTTCGGAAGCATTACAAAATTCCACAGTTTCTTCACCCAGTTCAAATGCCACTGATTCCAGATCTCCAACTATGAATCTCGAAACGCCCAATGTGATTAAAGATCCTCCAATTGTTCAAAATCAAACTAAAAGTAATGACTCGAACCAGACCATGATCGGGTCTCCATTATCTCAACCAGTGTTGAATCAGACCGCAATCGGGTCTCCACCACCGCAACCATATTCGGACCAGATCGCAACTGGATCTAAATCATCCCCTCAACACGGATCAAACAAGACCACGATTGTGAATTTACCATCTCAACCAGTAACGAACCAGACGACTAAAACAGTGTCGAATTCAGCTTCAGAATCGCAGAATTCAATAACGAATAATGCCACTGAAAATAGGATGAAAGCAAGTCCAAACTCCGAGAAATCATTACCGACATCTTGGGGAAATGGTGCTGGAAGTGGTCCTGGTCAAAGGATTGAAGATAAAATCACCACCAAAAATGTTACTTCTTTAGGAAAGAAACAAGGGTTTGATGATTTGGTGAAGAATTTAGTCAACTGTAACCTATTTGATGGAGATTGGGTAAGAGACGACTCATATCCATTGTATAAACCCGGTTCTTGTTCGTTGATTGATGAACAATTCAATTGTTTCTCCAATGGTAGGCCTGATTTAGGGTTTCAAAACTACAAATGGAAGCCCAACGGTTGTAGTTTACCAAG GTTGGATGGAAGCAAAATGTTGAAATTATTGAAAGGAAAGAGATTGGTTTTTGTAGGGGATTCTCTAAACAGAAATATGTGGGAATCATTAGTTTGCATCCTTCGAAACTCCCTTAAAGATCAAACCAAGGTTTATGAAGCTTCAGGAAGACATCATTTCAGATCAGAAGCTTCTTATTCTTTCGTATTCAAG GATTATGATTGCACAGTGGAGTTCTTTGTGGCACCATTCTTGGTTCAAGAATGGGAAATCAAAGACAAAAATGGAACACAAAAAGAGACCCTCCGGCTCGATTTGATCAGTAGCTCCGCCGATCAGTACAAAACCGCCGACGTGGTTGTCTTCAACACCGGCCATTGGTGGACTCACGACAAGACTTCCAAAGG GGAAGATTATTATCAAGAAGGTAACCATGTCTATAAGGAACTTAACGTTCTAGAGGCGTTTCGTAAAGCGATGACAACATGGGGAAATTGGGTCGATGCTAATATGAACCCTAAAAAAACTTCGGTTTTCTTCAGAGGTTATTCTGCTTCCCATTTTAG CGGAGGGCAGTGGAATTCCGGCGGAGCTTGCGACCATGAGTCGGAGCCGATCAAGAACACCACTTACCTAACGCCGTATCCCGACAAGATGATAGTCCTGGAGAAGGTTTTTAAAGGGATGAAAAACAGAGTGTCGTATCTGAACATAACAAGATTAACGGATTTCCGGAAAGATGGCCACCCGTCGGTTTACCGGAAAAAACATTATACGGCGGAGGAGATTAAGTCGCCGCTGCATTATCAAGATTGCAGTCATTGGTGTTTACCTGGTGTTCCTGATGCTTGGAATGAAATCCTTTATGCTCAACTTTTGGTCAAACAATACCAAAATCAACAGCAAAAGCTGTAA
- the LOC111901995 gene encoding probable protein kinase At2g41970 — MRCCGSCLKKKENESTQDGATTNNCQTAPPRGPLYGGGGSMRAPRTNGAGPQKDLPIEAPSLSFDEIIKMTDNFGPKSLIGEGSYSRIFYGKLEDGEEVAVKKLDTTSSTEPESEFKEKLSMISRLKNEYFSELRGYCLEKRNRILLYQYANKGGLHEILHGKKGGNEGGIVLNWNQRVKIAYGAARGLEYLHEKVQPPVVHRDIRSSNVLVFDDFQSKISDFSLCNMSSDNTARLHSTRVLGTFGYHAPEYAMTGQITHKSDVYSFGVVLLELLTGRKPVDHTMPKGQQSLVTWATPRLSEDKVKQCVDPRLGNDYPQKAVAKMAAVAALCVQYEADFRPNMTIVAKALQPLLNSKQSASES, encoded by the exons ATGCGTTGCTGTGGATCCTGTCTTAAGAAAAAAGAGAACGAGAGTACCCAAGATGGTGCAACCACAAACAATTGCCAGACAGCACCACCTCGAGGACCCCTTTATGGTGGTGGAG GCAGCATGAGAGCACCAAGAACCAATGGAGCTGGGCCTCAAAAAGATTTGCCAATTGAAGCCCCATCTTTATCATTTGATGAAATAATCAAAATGACAGATAATTTTGGTCCAAAATCTTTAATTGGTGAAGGCTCTTACAGTCGGATTTTCTATGGAAAGTTAGAAGATGGGGAAGAAGTAGCCGTAAAGAAACTCGACACCACCTCTTCAACCGAACCCGAATCTGAATTTAAGGAAAAG TTATCCATGATTTCAAGACTAAAAAACGAGTACTTCTCCGAATTGCGTGGTTATTGTTTGGAAAAACGCAACCGAATCTTGTTATATCAATACGCAAACAAGGGTGGTTTGCATGAAATATTACATG ggaaaaagGGTGGTAATGAAGGTGGGATAGTTTTGAACTGGAACCAGAGAGTTAAAATTGCTTATGGAGCAGCAAGAGGTCTTGAGTATTTACATGAAAAGGTTCAGCCTCCAGTAGTTCATCGTGACATAAGGTCAAGCAATGTGTTGGTGTTTGATGATTTTCAATCAAAAATATCCGATTTCAGTTTGTGCAATATGTCTTCTGACAACACAGCTCGATTGCATTCCACAAGAGTTTTGGGAACTTTTGGCTACCATGCTCCTGA ATATGCAATGACAGGGCAAATAACACACAAGAGTGATGTGTATAGCTTTGGGGTTGTTCTTTTGGAGCTTTTGACAGGAAGAAAACCAGTGGATCACACAATGCCTAAAGGCCAACAGAGTCTTGTTACTTGG GCGACTCCAAGATTGAGTGAGGATAAAGTGAAGCAATGTGTAGATCCCAGGTTAGGTAATGATTATCCCCAAAAGGCAGTTGCTAAG ATGGCAGCAGTTGCAGCACTATGTGTACAATACGAGGCAGATTTTAGGCCAAATATGACAATTGTAGCGAAAGCATTGCAACCACTTCTCAACTCAAAGCAATCAGCCTCAGAGTCTTGA